DNA from Evansella sp. LMS18:
CTGGTTTTGTTTATTCGGTGTCGATTTTTATTCATTTGGTGTTGAATTTCGTTCATTGAGGGGGCCGATTTTCGATCATTGAAACGCTGGTTTCGGTCTTTAAACTGTTCATTTCGTACATTGCTTCTGCGTTCGGAAATGCGGGAGCATCTCGCGTTACCGCTTGGAAGGTTTTTTCTCTCGAGCGGGTATGCGAGAGCGTCTCGCGTTACCGCTTGGAAGGTTTTTTCTCTCGAGCGGGTATGCGAGAGCGTCTCGCGTTACCGCTCGGACAGTTTTTCATCTCGAGCGGGTATGCGAGAGCGTCTCGCGTTACCGCTCGGACAGTTTTTCATCTCGAGCGGGTATGCGAAATCCTCTTGCGTTACCGCTTGGGCGGTTTTTTCTCTCAAGCGGGTATGCGAGATCCTCTCGCGTTACCGCTTGGACGTTTTTTTCTCTCAAGCGGGTATGTGAGAGCGCCTCGCGTTACCTTTCTCGTACTTTTTCCAAGAGTTCGGGCATGATGGACGCTCCTGCGTTACCTTTCCACTACTTTTTCCAAGAGTTCGGGCACGATGGACGCTTCAGCGTTACCTTTCTCGTACTTTTTCCAAGAGTTCGGGCATGATGGACGCTCCAGCATTACCTTTCTCATGGATTTTCCCTGAGTTCGGGCATGATGAGCGCTCCTGCGTTACCTTTCTCCGAAGTTTCCCCTGAGTTCGGGCATGATGGACGCTCCAGCGTTACCTTTCTCATGGATTTCCCCTGAATTCGGGCATGCCAGCCCCGCCCCCGTTACCTCACCACTAAATTTCACAAGAGTTCGGGCACGCTGGGTCCCTCACTGAAACCTCAATCGAACAGCCTCCCTACCTGTAAAAACAGCACCAGCCTGATTAGCAGCTGGTGCTCTTTGATGCATTATTTTCTAAATTTAACAAGGTCTTTGTTCAATTCTCGCGTTTGCACGTAAACCCTCTGATAAAGCTCAAAAAGCTCCGCGTACTTTCCGACATTCTCTTCTTTTGGCAAGAATTCTTTGTCCACTTTCAGGAATGAATCAGCGCATTCCTTCAAGGAGTCAAACCAGCCGCAGCCATATGCAGCAAGCATTGCGGCTCCCATGCCTGGTCCCTGTTCACTTGAAAGCTTGACGATTTTCGCGTTAAAAATATCGGCCTGCATTTGCAGCCAGGCTTCATTTTTCGCGCCCCCGCCAATGGATACAACTGTATCAATTTTCTTCCCGTGCTTGCGGAAAATTTCCACAGATTCATTCAGGGAAAAAGTGATCCCTTCAAGTACTGCACGGACAAAGTCCGCTCGTCTGTGCCCACTATCCATGCCGATGAAGCTTCCGCGGATAGCAGAGTCCACATGCGGAGTTCTTTCCCCAACGAGATATGGAGTAAACAACAGTCCGTTCGCTCCAGGAGGCACAGAACCCACATCAGCAAGCAGCTCTGTAAAGTCTTCGTCTTTAGCGAAGACCTCTTTAAACCAGCTCAGGCTGTGTCCTGCTGACAAGGTTACACCCATCGTATAAAATGCATCCGGCGAGCTGTGGTTGAAATAATGCACAGTCCCCTGGAAATCTTTATCGTCGCTCGATTCATAAGATAGTACTACCCCGGAAGTTCCGATGCTCGCCAATGTCCTGCCTTCTTCAAGAATCCCGGAACCAATGGCGCCACATGCGTTATCCGCTCCTCCTGCAAATACGCGGGTACTTGCAGTAAGCCCAGTCTCAGCTGCAATCTCAGGAAGGAGAGTACCTACCTCTTCATGTGAGCCAACGAGCGGCGGGCAAAAATCACGGTCTAAACCAAACAGATCACAAATTTCTGTGCTCCACTGCTTTTCAGCAACATTCAGAAGCAATGTTCCTGCCGCATCTGAATATTCCATATGAAGCTGGCCAGTCAGCTTCATACGAACATAGTCCTTTGGTAAAACAAAGCTGTTTGCCTTCTCGAAAACTTCCGGCTCGTGCTTTTTCACCCAGAGGATTTTCGGCAGAGTGAACCCTTCCAGTGCAGGATTTTTCGTAAGCTCCAGAAGCTTAGCCTCGCCGACTGTTTCATAAATCGCTTCACACTCAGCCGTTGTACGAGTATCATTCCATAAAATCGCATTACGGAGTGATTCGTTATTTTCATCGAGAAGTACCAGCCCGTGCATCTGTCCGGAAAAACTAATGCCCTCTATATCTTCCGGGCTGCCGTCAAAATTCCGGAGGAGATCAGACAGTCCTGCAACTGTCTGATTCACCCAGTCATCCGGGTTTTGTTCGCTGTGTCCAGTTTTTTCCTGAATCAACGGGTAGTCCTTTGAAACTTCCTGTGTTACTTCACCGTTCTGGTTTACAAGCAAGATCTTTACCGCGCTTGTTCCTAAGTCTACTCCGATTACATATTTCACAGTATATCCACTCCTGCAAAAAGGTTTTAATTACTCACCAGCGTAGGCTTTTAACAAGTACTGGTTGATCTGTGCTTTAATTAGTTCGAGCTTTCCGGACTGGTTTTTGATCTCAGTCAGGCCAAGCGCATGCTCTTCAAGCTTACGAAGATCTGTTTTGCCTTCGACGATGTCTTTACCGATTCCTTCCGTGTAGCTCTTATAACGGTCTTCAATCACACCGTCCATTACTTTGTCGTCAATTAATTTCTGTGCAACTTTGAGACCTACTGCGAAGCTGTCCATTCCAGCGATGTGAGCGTGGAACAGATCTTCCGGCTCAAAGGAACCTCTGCGTACTTTCGCGTCAAAGTTCAGTCCGCCAGTGCCAAGTCCGCCATTTTTAATGATTTCATACATAGCTAAAATAGTGGAATAAAGGTCCGTCGGGAACTCATCAGTATCCCAGCCAAGAAGCGGGTGGCCCTGGTTGGCATCCACAGATCCAAGCATTCCGTGAACACGCGCATAGCGAAGTTCATGCTCGAAAGTGTGTCCTGCAAGTGTTGCATGGTTTGCTTCAATATTGAATTTGAAGTGGTCCTGCAGTCCGTAATGCTGAAGGAACGCGTAACCGCTCGCTACGTCAAAGTCATACTGGTGTGATGTAGGCTCTTTTGGTTTCGGCTCGATCAGGAACTGTGCATCAAATCCGATTTCCTTCGCATAATCAACAGCCATATGGAAGAGGCGGCCAAGGTTATCCATTTCAAGCTTCAGGTTTGTGTTCAGAAGAGTTTCGTATCCTTCACGTCCGCCCCAGAACACATAGTTTTCCGCGCCAAGCTCTTTACCGACTTCAAGGCCTTTTTTCACTTTCGCAGCGGAGTAAGCAAATACATCTGCATTGTTAGAAGAAGCTGCACCGTGAACGAAGCGTGGGTTAGTAAAGTTGTTCGCTGTGTTCCACAGAAGCTTCGTCTTGCTGTCTTTCATATAATCTTTAATCATTGCAACTATAGTATCTAAATTATCATTTGTTTCTTTCAGGCTGTTCCCTTCTGGAGCAATATCCACATCGTGGAAGCAGAAATATGGTACGCCTAGTTTTTCGAAAAACTCGAATGCTGCTTCTACACGAGCCTTTGCTAAATCCATACCGCTGAATTTGTCCCAAGGACGGTTAGCAGTTCCAGTGCCGAACGGGTCAGACAGATCAGCAGTGAAAGTATGCCAGTAAGCTACACCGAAGCGGAGGAATTCTTCCATCGTTTTGTCGCCGACCTTTTCGGACGGGTTATAGAATTTAAATGCATAAGGATTAGTTGAATTAGAACCTTCGTACTTGATTTTATCGATATTAGTGAAATAAGCCATGGGGGCTACCTCCTGAAAGTAAAATATTTTATGTTAATTGTAAGTGCTTTCTTTCCCAGTTTACCAGTGTTTTGCTTAGTTTGTCTATTAGATAAACTAAGTTGTAATCTTTTGGAAAAACCGCATCCCTTTTGGTATATATTCGTTATTCCCTTATAATAGAATATGGATTTCTAATCAACCGGGAGGAACACGTTATGGGACGCGCCTTATACAGCATACTCGAATGGATCACTCGTTTTGCATATATAAATCTTTTATGGGTTCTTTTCACCCTGGCAGGCGGAATCATCTTCGGATTGTTTCCTGCAATAACCGCCATGTTTTCAGTCATCAGGCAATGGCTGAACGGAAACTCAGACCTGCCTGTATTTCAGACTTACTGGAAATACTATAGAAGCGAGTTCTGGAAAAGCAACCTGATAGGTTTGCCAGTTTATCTCGTATCTTTCGTTTTTTTATTTAATGTTTTCTTCTTGTACGCAAACATTGGTGAACTTTTAGCATGGACTTCCGCCCCGCTCATCGCGGGAATGCTTTTATTCCTGTTTTACCTGTTCTATTTGTTCCCTGCGTACGTCCATTTTGACCTGAATCTGTTACAGATCATGAAAAATGCGATGCTTATTATGCTCATCAGTCCGGTAAACACCTTCTTAATGGTTATAAGCCTCAGTGCATTTGCCATTCTCGTCTACGTTATTCCTCCGCTTGGATTCATTTTCGGAGCCAGCTTTTACAGCTTCATAACGCTTTGGTTCGCTCTCCATGCTTTCAGAAAAGTGCAGAAAAAGCAGAGCAGCTGAATCCCTAAGCTCACCACCTGGTTTTTACATAAGCCAGGTTTTTTTAACCTTTTACTGCACTCGATGAAATACCTTCCACAACCTTGTTACTGAAGAAGATGAAGGCAATGATAATCGGCAGTACGCTGATAACGAGTGTAGCGCCAATTGCTCCCCAGTCAGTCATATACTGGCCGACGAAGTTGTTAATCCCTACTGTCAACGTCTTATACCGGTCAGAGCTGATAAATGTGTTAACAAACACGAACTCGTTCCAGTTATAGATCATGTTAATGATTGCTGTCGTCGATAGTACAGGTGCAGAGATTGGCAGAAGTATACGGAAAAACAGTCTGTGAAGCGATGCACCATCAATGATAGCTGCCTCTTCAATCTCCCGCGGTATCGTGTAATAAAATCCAAGCAGGATCATCATCGTAATCGGCAGGTTGTATGCCGTATATGTGATTACAATTGCTAAAGGATTATTGATCAGATTAACGCTTAAAAACATACTGAAAAGTGGTATTAACGCTGAGTGGATTGGAATCATCAATCCTACCATAAACAATCCAAGCACTAGTTTGCTAAGCTTCCACTTCATTCTGGTGATAACAAATACAGCCATACTTGCAAATAATAGTGTAAACAGGATAGATACACCTGTAATCCAGATACTGTTCCAGAAATACGTCCCTATTCCGCCTTCCCAAACTCTTAAATAGTTTTCCCATCTGATTTCAGACGGAAGTGCAAAAGGTGAACCGGCAAAAATTTCACGATTGTCTTTGAGAGAGAAAAGGAAAAGCCAGACAATAGGGAAGATTTGAAAAACAGCAACGAAACCTAATGATAGATAGAGGAGAAAATACCCTATACGCCCCATTCTAAAAACCTCCCTTTAATATTGAAGCTCTTCTTTATCAGCTGTTACTTTGCGGATAATAACTGTGACGATTAATGTGATGATCAGAAGCATGAAACCTACGGCACTACCATAGCCGAAGTTATTCGTACCGAATGCCAGCTTATACATATAAGATGCCATAACTTCACTTGCTCCGTTAGGCCCTCCGCCTGTCATAACATAAATTAAGTCAAAGTATTTAAGTGAACCAACGATTGCTAAAACGATAGTTACTTTTACTACACCCATAATCAGAGGCAGTTTAATTCTGTATGCGATCTGAATTGGGGAAGCTCCGTCAATTTTCGCAGCTTCAATAATAGATTCCGGAATGTTTTTAAGGGCAGCATAGTAAATAAGAATATAGAAACCTGCATATTGCCATAAAATCGGAATGAATATGGAGTAAAGCACAATATTCGGATCCGCGAGCCATAATGGCGGATTCTGTACTCCAAACCATGCAAGAATTTCATTCAGCATCCCATTGGAAGGATTATAAATCTTTATCCACAGCTGGGCGATAGCCACTGAGGATAACAGCATTGGAAGTAAATAAATCTTCCTTAATAGATCTGAACCTTTAATTTTTGATGCCAAAATCATTGAAACTGCCAGATAGATTGCCAGACTGAGGGTGGAGAAAACAGCCAGCAAGCCTGAATGTCCGGCACTCTGCCAGAACATGCCGTCCTGCATAACATTGATGTAGTTTGTAAGGCCAATAAACTCCATGGCCCCTATTCCGTCCCACCTCATCAGGCCGTAGTAGCCTGTCAGTACTAAGGGGATGAATATTAAAATACCTACTAGCAGCAATGCAGGGAGAAGATATAAAGTGATAAACCATTTATTGGACATAACTTTGTTCATGCTACTCAACCCCATAAAAGAAAAATCGAAAAGGGCAAATCCAGCAAAGGACCTGCCCTTTTCGTTATACTACTGGATGGTTTGAATTATAGTTTTATATAGTAGTAAATGTTTTTGCGTTATTTAATAATTATTCTTCTTCAGACAGAGCTTCTTCGTGTTTCGCTCCGAACTCTTCAGGTGTCATATCAAGACCGAACAGAGCCTGAATTGAATCAAGGTGAGTCTGTGCTACAGAAGCGCTCATCTGAACGTCTGCATAAAGCGTCAGGTTAGTCGCGTCGTTAAGATCTTGAAGTACGTCAACATACATGTCAGGAAGATCTAATGCATCGCCATCAACAACTGTTGCAGGGATAACACCAGCGTCTGTTACAGCTCTTGAACCCCACTGCTCAACAAAGTATGCTGCAAATTGCTTCGCTTCGTCTTGTACATCAGAATTCTCTGCTACGAATAGTCCTACACCAGGCCCGCCTACGAAGCTGTCAGTGTCGCCAGCGCCGTCAACAGTTGGGAACTTGAAGTAGCCAACATTGTCTCTGAACTCTTGTGGCACGTCTTCGTTAGTTGTGTAGTTAGGAAGATCCCAAGTTGCGATCATATACATTGCAGACTGTTCGTTCATAAACATGCTTTTCGCTTCTTCGTCAGCAAGTCCGTTGAACCCGCTCACAAAGGAATCATTTTGTACCATTTCCTGAACTTTCGCTGCAGCTTCTACTAAAGCTGGGTCTTCAAAAGATCCGGAACGGTTGATTGCGTTTGTCAGTACATCAGATCCGCCGATTCTGTCAGCGAAGTACATGTACCACATTGAACCTGTCCAGCTGTCTCTGTTTCCTAATGCGATTGGTTCTACATTATTTTCATTTAAAACATTGATAACGTTCTCAAGCTCATCATAAGTTTCCGGAGCTTCAAGTCCGTGCTCTTCAAAGATTGCCTTGTTGTAGTAAACGTAAACTGTGTTAAGCTCTAATGGAAGTCCGTAAGATTGTCCATCTTTTTCATAAGCTTCAAGAGTACCAGCTACGAACTCGTCTCTTAAACCGTCTTCTAACATGTCATCTAATGGTGCGAACATGTTTCCATCTACGAATGGGTCAAGATAACCCGCTGCCCAGGTCATACCTACGTCCGGCAGTTCGTTAGATGAAGAAAGAATAGTAATCTGGTCTTTATACTGCTCGTTGCTTAATACTGAAAGATCTATAGTAATGTTTTCATTTTCCGCTTCGAAGTCTTCGATGATTTCATTAACGATTCTATGGTGCTGCGCTGAGCTTCCCTGTGGCCATAAGTGCATGAATTCAACTGTTGCGCTTTCGCCGGAACCGCCATTAGCGTTGTTTCCTGAATTGTTGTTCTCTGCTCCCCCGTTATTACCACCGTCAGCTGCGTCTGAACATCCTGTTGCTATTAAAGCACCTGCTACCAATGCGCACATTGATGTAACCGCTTTCCTTTTTAACATTATGTTACCCCCTTTATTTTTCGAAAAGTCAGCCGTTTGCTAACTTCAAAATTAGAATATCACGTAAAAGATGGTTTGTCTAGTGGATAAACAAAGTATATAATAAAAATATATCTGGTATACTAGAATGGAAAGATAGCGCTTACAACCCCTGCTGTATCTACTATCTGTATTTTTAGTTGCCGATTTGGAAAGCCGCCTGTAAAGTGAAAGTCCATGTTCCTGAGGTGAAGTTAACAAAGTTTTCACAAAAAACAGGAAGCTTCCTTGGACATCTGTTAATTTTCTTTGTTAGTCTAGTTAAAATATTGGCTGTAAAGTCAGCCAAAAATATGGTGGAAAGCGTGGAACAAAAAAATGAAAATGATCCAGACCTTCAATCAGCACGTAGTGAAAAAGAGGAACAAAGCTTTGGTGCTGGACTCTATCAAAGAGTCCGCCCCCCTATCAAGAGCAGATATCGCAAGCCAGACAGGCCTGAATAAAGGCACAGTATCCTCTCTTGTAAATGAACTGCTGGAAGAGCATTTAATACTCGAATCCGGCCCAGGGGTATCAAGCGGCGGAAGAAGACCTGTCATGCTGCTATTCAATCAGTCAGCAGGATACTCTATCGGTATCGATATTGGCGTCAATTATATCCTCGCTATCCTGACTGACCTTCAGGGCACTATCTGTGAAGAAAAACTGATAAAAGTAAAGGATCTCACTTTCTCGCAGACAACTGAACTTCTTTTCAGTATTATTGATGATTTAAAGACAGTGATGCCGCCCAGCCCTTATGGAGTAGTCGGCATTGGTATCGGGGTTCCCGGAACAGTCAGTCTGACAGGCGAAGTTCTCATGGCACCTAACCTTAACTGGAAAGACATAGATTTAAAGAGTTTGATAGAAGAAAAATATAGTGTTCCAGTTAAGATTAAAAATGAGGCAAATGCAGGGGCATACGGGGAAAAAAGGTTCGGTGCAGGGAAAGAATTCAGCAACATCGTTTATGTCAGCTGTGGTATAGGGATTGGTGTGGGGCTGATATTAAACGATAAACTGTACAAGGGCCATAATGGCCTTTCCGGAGAGCTCGGGCACATGACAATTAACTTTGAAGGACCTGTCTGTAAATGCGGCAATAAAGGATGCTGGGAATTGTATGCCTCCGAACAGGCGCTGATCAAAATTGCAA
Protein-coding regions in this window:
- a CDS encoding carbohydrate ABC transporter permease, coding for MGRIGYFLLYLSLGFVAVFQIFPIVWLFLFSLKDNREIFAGSPFALPSEIRWENYLRVWEGGIGTYFWNSIWITGVSILFTLLFASMAVFVITRMKWKLSKLVLGLFMVGLMIPIHSALIPLFSMFLSVNLINNPLAIVITYTAYNLPITMMILLGFYYTIPREIEEAAIIDGASLHRLFFRILLPISAPVLSTTAIINMIYNWNEFVFVNTFISSDRYKTLTVGINNFVGQYMTDWGAIGATLVISVLPIIIAFIFFSNKVVEGISSSAVKG
- a CDS encoding carbohydrate ABC transporter permease, producing MNKVMSNKWFITLYLLPALLLVGILIFIPLVLTGYYGLMRWDGIGAMEFIGLTNYINVMQDGMFWQSAGHSGLLAVFSTLSLAIYLAVSMILASKIKGSDLLRKIYLLPMLLSSVAIAQLWIKIYNPSNGMLNEILAWFGVQNPPLWLADPNIVLYSIFIPILWQYAGFYILIYYAALKNIPESIIEAAKIDGASPIQIAYRIKLPLIMGVVKVTIVLAIVGSLKYFDLIYVMTGGGPNGASEVMASYMYKLAFGTNNFGYGSAVGFMLLIITLIVTVIIRKVTADKEELQY
- a CDS encoding ROK family transcriptional regulator, whose amino-acid sequence is MVLDSIKESAPLSRADIASQTGLNKGTVSSLVNELLEEHLILESGPGVSSGGRRPVMLLFNQSAGYSIGIDIGVNYILAILTDLQGTICEEKLIKVKDLTFSQTTELLFSIIDDLKTVMPPSPYGVVGIGIGVPGTVSLTGEVLMAPNLNWKDIDLKSLIEEKYSVPVKIKNEANAGAYGEKRFGAGKEFSNIVYVSCGIGIGVGLILNDKLYKGHNGLSGELGHMTINFEGPVCKCGNKGCWELYASEQALIKIAMEKGIPPENGVEVTLEHLVRLAEAGDEKVVEVIEEVGKNLVTGLNNIINTFNPEQIILGNRVAALQKWLKEPLKKHVGEYALATHKKDLQLHFSKLEKRSAALGVAAFAAENFLSVNLEEN
- the xylB gene encoding xylulokinase, with the protein product MKYVIGVDLGTSAVKILLVNQNGEVTQEVSKDYPLIQEKTGHSEQNPDDWVNQTVAGLSDLLRNFDGSPEDIEGISFSGQMHGLVLLDENNESLRNAILWNDTRTTAECEAIYETVGEAKLLELTKNPALEGFTLPKILWVKKHEPEVFEKANSFVLPKDYVRMKLTGQLHMEYSDAAGTLLLNVAEKQWSTEICDLFGLDRDFCPPLVGSHEEVGTLLPEIAAETGLTASTRVFAGGADNACGAIGSGILEEGRTLASIGTSGVVLSYESSDDKDFQGTVHYFNHSSPDAFYTMGVTLSAGHSLSWFKEVFAKDEDFTELLADVGSVPPGANGLLFTPYLVGERTPHVDSAIRGSFIGMDSGHRRADFVRAVLEGITFSLNESVEIFRKHGKKIDTVVSIGGGAKNEAWLQMQADIFNAKIVKLSSEQGPGMGAAMLAAYGCGWFDSLKECADSFLKVDKEFLPKEENVGKYAELFELYQRVYVQTRELNKDLVKFRK
- a CDS encoding YesL family protein, which encodes MGRALYSILEWITRFAYINLLWVLFTLAGGIIFGLFPAITAMFSVIRQWLNGNSDLPVFQTYWKYYRSEFWKSNLIGLPVYLVSFVFLFNVFFLYANIGELLAWTSAPLIAGMLLFLFYLFYLFPAYVHFDLNLLQIMKNAMLIMLISPVNTFLMVISLSAFAILVYVIPPLGFIFGASFYSFITLWFALHAFRKVQKKQSS
- a CDS encoding extracellular solute-binding protein yields the protein MLKRKAVTSMCALVAGALIATGCSDAADGGNNGGAENNNSGNNANGGSGESATVEFMHLWPQGSSAQHHRIVNEIIEDFEAENENITIDLSVLSNEQYKDQITILSSSNELPDVGMTWAAGYLDPFVDGNMFAPLDDMLEDGLRDEFVAGTLEAYEKDGQSYGLPLELNTVYVYYNKAIFEEHGLEAPETYDELENVINVLNENNVEPIALGNRDSWTGSMWYMYFADRIGGSDVLTNAINRSGSFEDPALVEAAAKVQEMVQNDSFVSGFNGLADEEAKSMFMNEQSAMYMIATWDLPNYTTNEDVPQEFRDNVGYFKFPTVDGAGDTDSFVGGPGVGLFVAENSDVQDEAKQFAAYFVEQWGSRAVTDAGVIPATVVDGDALDLPDMYVDVLQDLNDATNLTLYADVQMSASVAQTHLDSIQALFGLDMTPEEFGAKHEEALSEEE
- the xylA gene encoding xylose isomerase; translated protein: MAYFTNIDKIKYEGSNSTNPYAFKFYNPSEKVGDKTMEEFLRFGVAYWHTFTADLSDPFGTGTANRPWDKFSGMDLAKARVEAAFEFFEKLGVPYFCFHDVDIAPEGNSLKETNDNLDTIVAMIKDYMKDSKTKLLWNTANNFTNPRFVHGAASSNNADVFAYSAAKVKKGLEVGKELGAENYVFWGGREGYETLLNTNLKLEMDNLGRLFHMAVDYAKEIGFDAQFLIEPKPKEPTSHQYDFDVASGYAFLQHYGLQDHFKFNIEANHATLAGHTFEHELRYARVHGMLGSVDANQGHPLLGWDTDEFPTDLYSTILAMYEIIKNGGLGTGGLNFDAKVRRGSFEPEDLFHAHIAGMDSFAVGLKVAQKLIDDKVMDGVIEDRYKSYTEGIGKDIVEGKTDLRKLEEHALGLTEIKNQSGKLELIKAQINQYLLKAYAGE